From the genome of Nicotiana sylvestris chromosome 2, ASM39365v2, whole genome shotgun sequence, one region includes:
- the LOC138886100 gene encoding uncharacterized protein — translation MRGHIHRYCRVSRQGAGRGTTQLASPVAATSSTPSPARGTLAPARCGAARGGAQSSGGPSRFYAMSGHQTAEASPDVVTSILTVQSHDVYALIDPGSTLSYVTPFFAMEFGKELEQLHEPLSVSTPVVESLLATLAYRGFVVTVCGRDTRVDIIELGMVDFDVIMGMDWLYSCFAKLDCRTRTMRLEFPNGLVVEWKVYNVALKGRFISYLKAAKMIKKGCTCHLVRVTDNNAEALSLESVPVVNEFPYVFPDELPRIPLDREIDFGIDVMPGTQPISIPPYRMAPTELKELKEQLKDLLEKGFIRPSVSPWGALVLFVRKKYGSLRMCIDY, via the coding sequence atgaggggtcatattCATAGGTATTGTCGTGTATCCCGCCAGGGAGCAGGTAGGGGCACAACACAGCTAGCCAGCCCAGTAGCTGCTACATCTTCAACCCCCTCTCCAGCTCGAGGTACCCTAGCACCCGCAAGGTgtggtgcagctaggggtggtgcgcAGAGTTCGGGAGGACCTAGccggttctatgctatgagtggtcaccagactgcagaggcttctccagatgttgttacaagtattctgactgtccaatctcatgatgtgtatgcacttattgaccccggttccaccctgtcctatgttacccctttttTTGCTATGGAATTCGGGAAAGAACTAGAACAACTTCATGAACCATTATCGGTGTCTACTCCAGTTGTTGAGTCACTTTTGGCTACTCTAGCTTATAGAGGTTTTGTTGTCACAGTGTGTGGTAGGGATACCAGGGTTGATATTATTGAATTGGggatggtggattttgatgtaataatgggaatggattggctttattcatgttttgccaAGCTTGATTGTCGAACTAGAACTATGAGGCTTGAGTTTCCTAATGGGCTCGTTGTTGAATGGAAGGTGTATAATGTGGCGCTTAAAGgtcggtttatttcttaccttaaggctgcaaagatgatcaagaaggggtgtacCTGCCATTTAGTTCGGGTTACGGATAACAATGCCGAGGCACTTAGCCTTGAGTCTGTTCCAGTTGTGAACGAATTTCCATatgtctttccagatgagctccctAGGATCCCACTagacagggagattgattttgggatcgatgtgatgccaggcacgcagcctatatcaattccaccttacagaatggcaccgACAGAATTGAAGGAACTAAAAGAgcaattgaaggatttgctagaaaaGGGTTTCATCCGGCCAAGTGTGTCACCATGGGGCGCGCTggtcttgtttgtaaggaagaaataTGGGTCgttgcggatgtgtattgactactgA